One window of the Acidimicrobiia bacterium genome contains the following:
- a CDS encoding gamma-aminobutyraldehyde dehydrogenase yields MGWRLWIGGGWQDSDGVVSVEVENPSNGEVVDQVTESTRGDVDRAVQAARTAFYGGEWSKAAPAERSEALYKLASLLEQRAEDFARIESEDTGKPYQSMSLANDVPFSVDNLKFFAAAARSWAGTAAGDFLKGYTSMLRREPVGVVGQITPWNYPLNMAVWKIGPALAAGCTVVLKPAPTTPRTTLMLAEMSKEAGIPDGVFNVVTGGNDVGQAIVEHPDVRMVSLTGSTPAGKRVMATAAETLKRVHLELGGKAPLLVFDDADIEALAAGATVGATFNSGQDCTAATRVYVERSRYAEAVDAVAGAMSAVKVGGPYDADVSMGPLISARQLERVRGFVDRAKSAGGKVLVGGGTPQGLDKGYYFEPTVITDADQRSEIVQDEVFGPVLVVLPIDSEEQAIEYGNDVLYGLAASVWTKDTGRAMRMARDLEFGTVWINDHLPITSEFPHGGFKQSGFGKDLSEEAMLDYTISKHVVIKQ; encoded by the coding sequence ATGGGTTGGCGGCTCTGGATCGGTGGTGGGTGGCAGGACAGCGACGGCGTGGTCTCCGTCGAAGTCGAGAACCCGTCGAATGGCGAAGTGGTCGATCAAGTGACCGAATCGACCCGGGGCGACGTGGATCGGGCTGTTCAGGCAGCGCGCACGGCCTTCTACGGGGGAGAGTGGTCGAAGGCGGCGCCAGCCGAGCGGTCCGAGGCCCTCTACAAGCTGGCGTCGCTCCTCGAGCAACGGGCCGAAGACTTCGCCCGCATCGAGAGCGAGGACACCGGCAAGCCGTACCAGTCGATGAGCCTCGCGAACGATGTGCCTTTCTCGGTGGACAACCTGAAGTTCTTCGCCGCCGCCGCCCGCAGCTGGGCGGGTACCGCTGCAGGGGACTTCCTCAAGGGCTACACCTCGATGTTGCGCCGCGAGCCGGTGGGCGTCGTCGGCCAGATCACCCCGTGGAACTACCCGCTGAACATGGCGGTGTGGAAGATCGGCCCGGCGCTCGCCGCCGGGTGCACCGTCGTGCTCAAGCCCGCTCCGACCACGCCACGGACCACCCTGATGCTCGCGGAGATGTCGAAAGAAGCGGGCATTCCCGACGGGGTATTCAACGTGGTCACCGGCGGCAACGACGTGGGCCAGGCGATCGTCGAGCACCCCGACGTCCGCATGGTCTCGCTCACCGGCTCCACCCCTGCCGGAAAGCGGGTGATGGCGACAGCGGCCGAAACGCTGAAGCGGGTGCACCTCGAACTCGGTGGTAAGGCACCGTTGCTGGTGTTCGACGACGCCGACATCGAGGCGTTGGCAGCCGGAGCGACGGTGGGCGCCACCTTCAACTCCGGCCAGGACTGCACCGCGGCCACCCGGGTCTATGTCGAGCGGAGCCGCTACGCCGAGGCGGTCGATGCTGTCGCCGGGGCAATGAGCGCCGTCAAGGTGGGCGGGCCCTACGACGCCGACGTATCGATGGGACCGCTCATCTCGGCGCGTCAGTTGGAGCGGGTGCGCGGCTTCGTCGACCGGGCGAAGTCGGCCGGCGGCAAGGTGCTGGTCGGGGGAGGCACCCCGCAGGGTCTCGACAAGGGCTACTACTTCGAGCCCACTGTCATCACCGACGCCGATCAGCGCTCGGAGATCGTCCAGGACGAGGTATTTGGGCCGGTGCTGGTCGTGCTACCGATCGACTCCGAGGAGCAGGCGATCGAGTACGGCAACGACGTCCTCTACGGCCTGGCTGCATCGGTGTGGACCAAGGACACCGGCCGGGCGATGCGGATGGCCCGCGATCTCGAGTTCGGCACGGTGTGGATCAACGACCACCTGCCCATCACCTCCGAGTTCCCCCACGGCGGGTTCAAGCAGTCCGGCTTCGGCAAGGACCTGTCCGAAGAGGCCATGCTCGACTACACGATCAGCAAGCACGTGGTGATCAAGCAGTGA